GGCTGCGCTGCCGTAGCGCGGGCAGCACCAATATGGTGTCTAAAGACATTCCCGTGGGCCTTCCCGCGTATTGTGAATTTCATCATTCGTTGTCGATGGCGTGTCTCGTCGATTCGTGTTTGCTGGATGACGGATGGTATGCGGGAAACCGTAGAGACGAGAGTTCGGGCGCGGGCCACACATCCACCGAAAATGTGTTCTGGAATACGCGCGGCAACGGTAAGATTCGGTCGTATCAATATGGCGTGGGATATGTCATCGGGACTTCCGGCGTCTCCGTGTCTACAAGTCTGCTCAACGTGCCGGCTGAGGGAACCGCGCCCGAAGACTACGTCGAAGGTATAGGTTCCGGCCTGACCCTTGAACCCCGTTCGCTCTACGAAGACCAGCGTTCGCGCCGGCTAAATCCATAGTGATGAACTCCGTGACCGAATTTCTGGAAGAGTTGCGCCGAATCGCTCAACTTGGACTGAACTACACGCGGGACCCCTTCGACCGCGCGCGTTACGAGCGTCTACTCGAACTGGCTGCCATCGAGTACGAGTCGCTTTGCGGCCTTCCGAAAGAGACCGCTATCGAACGCTTCCGCCGGGACGTCGGTCACGTCACGCCGCATGTAGGCGTGGACGCGGCCATCTTCGACAGCGAAAGACGCATGCTGCTGATTCGCCGCAGCGACGATGGCTTATGGGCCATGCCCGGGGGATGGGCGGAGTTGGGCGAGACGCCGCAACGTTCCACGGAACGCGAGGTCTTCGAAGAAGTCGGTTTGATCGTCGAGGCGCGCGACATTATCAACGTTACCTCGCGTCTCCCGGGTGAGTACGGCCAACCCCACACATCATGCCATCTGCTGTTTCATTGCGTTGTTACCGGCGGTCAATTGACGACGACAGAGGAAGCAATTGAAGCCGGGTACCACGACCCCGAATCCATTTCGGAATGGCATCGAGATCACGGAGAGCGCGTCAAGGCCGCAGTTAGGTTCTCCCGAGAACGCCTTGGCAATTGATAGAGATTGACTAGCCCTCAAGCGCCGTGGTTTTTCGCACCCTGCGCCCGGGCGTTCCGTTCTCCATTGGCCACACAACGTGCGTAGTACAGCGCAATGGAAATCAATGGCCGGGGTATGAGTTAATACGGGTCTTTCGCGCGTTTTCGGGGTGCAGACAGAGCGAGTCTATATGCAGAATTGGTACGTCAACTGGTATTCGATTTTTGCCTATGCGCTGGGCATATCGTTTGCCATTTCTATCTTATTGACCCACGTGGTCCGGATTCTTGCCATTCGCTGGAAGATTCTCGACCATCCGGGCGAGCGCAAGATGCAAAAAGAGCCGGTTCCTCTGCTTGGGGGGGTGGCGATTTGGGTGACCTTCAATCTCGTCATTGGCGTCCACGTTCTGGCGCTCATCGCCATGAAAGGGTTCGGGATTGAGTGGATTCAGCTCAATGTGCTGTCCTTTCTAGGGTCAGGCACGGACGTCGCATACAAGCTCATAGGCCTGTTTGCAGGCGGTGTCATCATCTTCATTCTGGGGGTAGTGGATGACATCGTGGCGTTGCGTCCCGAGATGAAACTCATTGGGCAGATTGCGGCCGCGCTGGTCCTGGTTCTATCTGGGATTCAGGTGGACCTGCTCATCGACTATCCGATTCTCGCTGCCGCCGTCACCATGTTTTGGGTCGTCATGATGACTAATGCCATGAATTTTCTCGACAACATGGACGGTCTCAGCGCCGGTGTATCCATCGTCGCTTCCTTGTCCTTTTTCGCATGCGTGCTTCCCAGCGGGCAGACGTTCATTTGCGTGCTGCTCATGATTTTCACGGGATCGGTTGCGGGGTTCCTTTACCACAACTTCAATCCCGCCCGAATCTTCATGGGAGACGCAGGCGCGATGTTCTGCGGATACATTCTGGCGTCGGTGGCCGTCCTTGGGACCTTCTACGCTCAGGAAACGACCTCATCGCGCATAGCTATGGCGGCGCCGCTGCTTGCGCTCAGTGTCCCCATCTTTGATACCCTAAGCGTTGTCTATATCCGATGGCGGCGTGGCGAGTCGATTATGAAGGGCGATAAGCGGCATTTCTCGCACCGCCTCGTTGAACTTGGCATGAAGCCGCACCACGCCGTCGAGTTTATTTACCTTGTTGGTGCGGTGACCGGACTGGGTGCAGCGTTGTTGCCTCATGTCGACTACGCGGGCACGATCATCATCATTGCGCAGGCATTGGGTGTCTATTGCCTGATCGTGTTGCTGATGCAGGCCGGAAGGAAGCGGGAAAACAACAGATAAGCATGGCTAAAGGCAAGAAGAGTGAGCCTGCAGGGGTATCGCAAGGCGACGCCGTTTCATCCGGTCTGGACGATATCCTCGGGAAAGGCGCGGCGATGCGCGAAATGGTGTATGCGACCGTGCTGGGCATACTCATCTTCTTACGTCCGTGGTACGACGGGCTAACGTTTCCGGAAACCAATTTCACCTTTCTCTGGGGCTACGTCATTCTGGCCGCTTTGTTGGCGTCGCGCCTGATTTTTGCCCGAGAATCCATTCGCTTCGTGGTACCTACCGGCATCTTCGCCGCATTTGTGTTCATTGCGTGTGTATTGTCGCCGTTCTCGGTGCAGAAGGACGCAACTTTTCAAGGTTTGGTAATTCTCACCGGTCATCTTCTCCTATTCTTCGTGGCAGTCAACGGCATTCGGACCCGGCGCGCCGTGGCTATTGTGCTGGGTTTCTTTGTTGTGAGTTCGGTCGCGGAGACGCTCTGGGCCTATCTGCACGTTACTTACCTTATGCCCGCAACACGCCAGATGATCGCCGCCGATCCCTCCGCCTTAGCCCGCGAATTCGGCACGACCGAAATGACCGCCGACATCAAGAGCCGTCTGGAAAGCAATCGCGCGACGGGCTCGCTGTTGTTCGCCAATGCGCTTGCCTGCTGGGTGCTTACGGGCATTCCGGTAGCCGTCGGTGCGGCCGCCAGCGCGTTTGTTCGGTTGCGAACTGCCGTTTCCACAACTGCGGAGACTTCCTCTTCCAAGGATGCACGCGAATCCAAAGGCGGTGAATTGTCGTCGGCCGGCGTCGTGGGGATGGTGACGGTGGTTCTTACTTTTCTGGCCCTGTACTGCTACTTTACGTTCTACTGGGGCTTCGCCTATCCAGGCCAGGGATTGCTTAGTCATCCGATCCGCGCGGTTGTCTATTGTCTTGCTGCCCCAATTGCGTTGGGCTGGTGCGCTGTGGTCGTGTGCCGCCGGCACGGACTTTCAAGGTGGCTGCTCTATGTCGCGTGCGGCGGAATGGGCTTGTTTGCGCTGCTGCAAGTCTTCGGTTTGGTTATCACGTACTCCCGTGGAGGTATGCTGGCGTCGTTGGTGAGCTTGGCGCTCTTGGCATGGTTGGCAGCAGGGGCCAAGATTCCTGGAAAAGGCAAGGCTCGTGTCGCGGTACGCACGGCAATCGTGCTTGTGGGCCTTTGCGTCATCGCGGTCGGCGCTTTCTCGGCAGTAGTGCCTACGTCCGCAACAGCGCAGGACACTCCGGTAGTGCTCAAGCCTCAGGGAGGGCCTGTATCGCCCGCATCGCTCGAATTGAAGGGCGAGAATCCCTCGCGCGCGCAACTCCTGAATCCCGCGACGGCGCTCTTGCGATTCTCGTACTGGGGTTCTGGCATTCGCATGGCCGCCGACAACTTCCTGACGGGCGTTGGCTTGGGCAATTTCGGCACGGTTTACCCCCTCTACCAGTACTTGGGAGCGGGCGACGTCCAGCAGGCCCACAATGACTTTCTTCAGACCCTGTGCGAGACGGGCATATTGGGTTTCGCTCTCTTTACGGCGTTCTGGGTCTATTTCTTTGTATGGGGGGTGCGCCGCATCCGGGCAACCGCTGACAAAGCGGAGCGGTGGCTATTGGCAGGGCTCTTTTCGTCCGTCATCGCCTTCGTGCTCCATTCGGTGGTGGACTTCAATTTCTCCAACCCGAGTCTGACAGCCCTGGTGTACCTGATGGCGGGGTTGTTCTACGCCCGAGCCTCGAAACCTGTTGAGGCGGAGGTTTCCAAGCGCGTATCGCCGTTTGCCGGTATCGCCGTCTTGATGGCGGGCGGAATCGCCGCTGGACTTGGCTACCAGGCGACTATGCCGGAGCGGCTGGTGGGAGACGAGCGCGCCTGCAAAGCGCGGCTGGAGGCCGTCAAGTTCATCTGTGAGCGCGCGGAGGCCTTGGCGGGAAAACCCAAACAAAACGTCGCCATGCCTGACGGAATGGCCAAGATGTTGTTCCCCGATCAGTCGGACCGTGAACAAATCGGTAAGCTTTACGAGCGCACGAGTCCCACTAGCGAGCGGATGCGGCCGCTTGCGCCTGGCGAGACGCCTCCGCCCAATACGTATCTGGTATTCAACGATATTGAGGTCACGCATAAGAAGACCATGGAACGCGTTCCTCTCATCGTCGAACAGATTAAGGAAGCGGACGGCGCTTGGCCGTATAACCCGAAGATGGCCTCGCACATCTGGCTGTGGTACGACTTGCTATACGGCGAATCCAGCAGTCCAGAGGAAAAACTCAAGTATGCCGACGCTTGCCTTGATTGGGCTCATGAGTGCGTACGCCGGAGTCCCAAACAGGTCCCGTATAGCAATCTGCTGGGGCGCAGCCTATGGCGACGGGGCGCGGTAGAGACTTCGGTGAAGC
This DNA window, taken from Candidatus Hydrogenedentota bacterium, encodes the following:
- a CDS encoding NUDIX hydrolase N-terminal domain-containing protein — translated: MTEFLEELRRIAQLGLNYTRDPFDRARYERLLELAAIEYESLCGLPKETAIERFRRDVGHVTPHVGVDAAIFDSERRMLLIRRSDDGLWAMPGGWAELGETPQRSTEREVFEEVGLIVEARDIINVTSRLPGEYGQPHTSCHLLFHCVVTGGQLTTTEEAIEAGYHDPESISEWHRDHGERVKAAVRFSRERLGN
- a CDS encoding O-antigen ligase family protein, with protein sequence MAKGKKSEPAGVSQGDAVSSGLDDILGKGAAMREMVYATVLGILIFLRPWYDGLTFPETNFTFLWGYVILAALLASRLIFARESIRFVVPTGIFAAFVFIACVLSPFSVQKDATFQGLVILTGHLLLFFVAVNGIRTRRAVAIVLGFFVVSSVAETLWAYLHVTYLMPATRQMIAADPSALAREFGTTEMTADIKSRLESNRATGSLLFANALACWVLTGIPVAVGAAASAFVRLRTAVSTTAETSSSKDARESKGGELSSAGVVGMVTVVLTFLALYCYFTFYWGFAYPGQGLLSHPIRAVVYCLAAPIALGWCAVVVCRRHGLSRWLLYVACGGMGLFALLQVFGLVITYSRGGMLASLVSLALLAWLAAGAKIPGKGKARVAVRTAIVLVGLCVIAVGAFSAVVPTSATAQDTPVVLKPQGGPVSPASLELKGENPSRAQLLNPATALLRFSYWGSGIRMAADNFLTGVGLGNFGTVYPLYQYLGAGDVQQAHNDFLQTLCETGILGFALFTAFWVYFFVWGVRRIRATADKAERWLLAGLFSSVIAFVLHSVVDFNFSNPSLTALVYLMAGLFYARASKPVEAEVSKRVSPFAGIAVLMAGGIAAGLGYQATMPERLVGDERACKARLEAVKFICERAEALAGKPKQNVAMPDGMAKMLFPDQSDREQIGKLYERTSPTSERMRPLAPGETPPPNTYLVFNDIEVTHKKTMERVPLIVEQIKEADGAWPYNPKMASHIWLWYDLLYGESSSPEEKLKYADACLDWAHECVRRSPKQVPYSNLLGRSLWRRGAVETSVKQIRYYDQGLEEFRHALELYPEGPLVYFELASRLREYGTQLDKAGDHERGQAMLKESVVVQKKAEDMQAEAARRIMERNAG
- a CDS encoding undecaprenyl/decaprenyl-phosphate alpha-N-acetylglucosaminyl 1-phosphate transferase, encoding MQNWYVNWYSIFAYALGISFAISILLTHVVRILAIRWKILDHPGERKMQKEPVPLLGGVAIWVTFNLVIGVHVLALIAMKGFGIEWIQLNVLSFLGSGTDVAYKLIGLFAGGVIIFILGVVDDIVALRPEMKLIGQIAAALVLVLSGIQVDLLIDYPILAAAVTMFWVVMMTNAMNFLDNMDGLSAGVSIVASLSFFACVLPSGQTFICVLLMIFTGSVAGFLYHNFNPARIFMGDAGAMFCGYILASVAVLGTFYAQETTSSRIAMAAPLLALSVPIFDTLSVVYIRWRRGESIMKGDKRHFSHRLVELGMKPHHAVEFIYLVGAVTGLGAALLPHVDYAGTIIIIAQALGVYCLIVLLMQAGRKRENNR